One genomic region from Tachysurus fulvidraco isolate hzauxx_2018 chromosome 14, HZAU_PFXX_2.0, whole genome shotgun sequence encodes:
- the LOC113658532 gene encoding uncharacterized protein LOC113658532: MPGTFDQIGIWLLTGFLAILTIFFNIYILLVNQRNCRKNHLHLCPGDTIMTGISMASISHQVVSYLWMTMVQVDINCMYDTVEAILLMLIFSLKFSIMWTTAFLTFFYSTKLVIKPIHCYTRIQEAILKHVLTVVIVIFVCGFTNCLPLLTTVTFYNSSAGIIECGLIIPDGAVGFGYFIYLAVSADIVPGILMIKCSISISYHLSIHLRHMKESTNGTHAPKLGTQMRVIRMNLTLVVVFLCFLVVDLFTQSTVVVKKENTMGLSILFTTIYTSVSGFVLIYGKKSFWKEFLHWYNIFLDEYSCLRCMKVPESKIVTHTAPKH; the protein is encoded by the coding sequence ATGCCTGGTACGTTTGACCAGATCGGAATCTGGCTCCTAACTGGCTTTCTAGCCATTCTTACAATCTTTTTCAATATCTATATCTTATTGGTGAACCAGCGAAACTGCAGAAAGAACCACTTACATCTATGCCCTGGTGACACTATAATGACTGGTATATCCATGGCTAGTATCAGTCATCAAGTTGTCTCTTACTTGTGGATGACAATGGTTCAGGTGGACATAAATTGTATGTATGACACTGTGGAAGCAATTCTATTGATGTTAATTTTCTCCCTGAAATTCTCAATAATGTGGACCACTGCTTTCCTTACTTTCTTTTATAGCACCAAGCTTGTCATCAAGCCTATCCACTGTTACACACGCATTCAGGAAGCTATTCTAAAGCATGTTCTTACTGTGGtgattgttatttttgtgtgtggcTTTACCAATTGTCTGCCACTTTTAACTACTGTGACATTTTACAACAGCAGTGCTGGAATTATAGAATGTGGTTTAATCATACCAGATGGGGCTGTGGGATTTGGTTACTTTATTTATCTTGCAGTCAGTGCAGATATTGTTCCAGGTATACTGATGATCAAATGTAGTATCTCCATCTCGTatcatctgtctatccatctacGCCACATGAAGGAAAGCACCAATGGCACCCATGCTCCCAAGTTAGGTACTCAGATGAGGGTGATCAGGATGAACCTTACCTTGGTGGTGGTGTTCCTTTGTTTTCTTGTTGTAGATCTTTTTACTCAGTCCACAGTAGTcgtaaaaaaggaaaacaccaTGGGCTTATCCATTCTTTTCACTACAATTTACACATCAGTTAGTGGATTTGTGCTGATCTATGGAAAGAAAAGCTTCTGGAAAGAGTTTCTTCACTGGTATAACATCTTTTTAGATGAGTACTCTTGTTTAAGATGTATGAAAGTACCAGAAAGTAAGATTgtgacacacactgctccaaAGCACTGA